GTGAAGGTCTGGCCGGGGTAGGCCGAGACGCTGACGTTGACCGGCAGCGCGATAGCCAATCGAGGCACCGCCTGCTCAGGCACGTAGAAGTCCACATACAGGCTGCTGAGGTCTTGCAGGGTCGCGATCACCGTGCCGCTGGCCAGGTAGTCGCCGACGTCCACCTGGCGAATGCCGATGGTGCCGCTGAATGGCGCGACGATGTGTTTCTTCGCCAACGAAGCCTTGAGCTGGTTGACCGTGGCCTGGTTCTTTTTCAGCTGCGCCGAGAGACGGTCGAATTCGCCCTTGGAAATCGCCTGGCTGCCCACCAGTTGACGGCCGCGGCCGAAGTCCAACTGTGACAAGCCGAGGTCGGCCTGTGCGGTTTCCAGCAGGGCACTTTCGACTTCGCTGTCCAGTTGCAGGATCGGTTGGCCAGCCTTGACCTTCTGCCCTGATTCGAACTGCACCTTTTGCACGGTCCCGGCAATTTCCAGGCTCAGGTCAACGCCTTGCAGGGCCTTGAGGCTGCCTACGGTGGGCAGGCGAGACTGCCAGGGTTGCTCGGTGGCCTTGGCCACGGCGACGCTGACCGGCGGTTTGGGTGCAGAAAACATCTGGATTTGCTGGTAGATGGAGAAGGCCTTGTAGCCCGCCAGCAACAGCACCACCAGCAGGACAACACCCAACATGATCAGCATGCGGCGTCGCAGCATGTTCCACTTCCTTGGAAAAGAGCTGAGAGAAGAAACAGATAGGCGGGCACATTACTCCGAGTGGGCGGTGTATTCCATATGCTGTTGGGCCTGTAATGCGTGGGATTATCCGAGAAACAGGGAGCTCGGCGTCGATGGGCTTCGCTCCCCCTCGCTCAGACCAAATGCAAATGGTTGTCCCAGAGCCCCGCCGGCAGATCCAAGGGCTTTGCAACCAGTTGTGTCTGCGTGCAATCGTAATAACGGCAACGGCCTTGGCCGGATGTCACGACAAACCCGTCGGCCAGCGCACCCACTCCGGCGCAGTCCGGCAGGGGCGCGTCCAGGCGAATCTCGCCGCTGTCCAGGTCCCAGATGAAAAACCGGTTACCCCGTGGCGCCGTCAGGGCCACCAGCCGCAGGTCGCTGTTTACGGCCACGCTGGCGGTGTAGTGCCCCATGGCTTGCAACTGGTGTTCAGGCACCGGGAACGCCTGGAACGGTTGGCCCGGTCGCTTGATCGCCAGCAGTTGCGACGACTCGTGGGCGGCGCCCATGAACTGCTGGCCAGTGACGATGGTGCCGTCGCTGGCGATGCCCATGTGGCGCACGCTGTTCATCTGCTGGGGGAGGGTTTCCTTGCTCAACAACGTGCCGTCTCTGCGCATCAGCACCAGGCTCGGCTCCATGGCATCGAGGTTCATCTCGACGCGACTTTCGGCCTCGGTGCGAATACCGCCGTTGGCCACCACCAAGGTCTCGCCGTCGGGCATCCACGACACCTGATGAGGGCCGATGCCGTGGGTGGAAATCTCACCACTGTGCACCAGCCGCTCGCCCTCGAAGCGGTACACACCCAGCAGGCCGCGTCCCGGATCCCGGGTGTCGTTCTCGGTGGCATACAACCATTCGCCGCTGCGATGAATCACCGCATGGCCGTAGAAGTGCCGGTTCGGCAAGGAGGTGATGGTTTGCAACAGCGCACCGTCGCGCAAGTCGATCAGGTAGCTTTCGGTGCCTGGACGGCGGGCAACGAACAGCGCAATCGGCTGCGTCGGATGATTGATGATGTCATGGCAACGCTGGCCGACCTGGGTGGAAAACACCCGGGTGCCGTCCAGTCGATAGCCAACGGCGTAGTGCTTGCCGTCGCCATCGTCCCGTGCCGAAAGCAACAGCGGACTCTTGTCCTTTTGCTTGAACAGCGTCCAGCCGCCCAGGGTAACGGCGCCCAGCAGCAAGCTGCCGAGCGCCAGAGCCTGACGTCGAAACATGATCAGTCACCGTCGTTGGCGTTGAAGCCCAGTTGAATGCCCAGCGCCTTGGCCAGTTCGCCTTCGTGCAGGCGATGGACGACGTTGAGGCTGTCATACAGGTCGTTGAGTTGTTGGCGCCCGGCATCGTCACTGAGCATTTCGGCCAGCGAGCGCTGGCCGCTGGCGAACAGTTTCAACGAGGCGTCGTAGGCGGCGTCGATCTTGTCGGCCAGCGGTTTCTGGTCACTTGGCAACAAGCCTCGCAGGCCTTTGTTGTCTACGCCGACCCACACGGTCCTGGCGGCGCTGAGGCTGGCTTCCAGCCCTTGCAGCGACGATTGGCTGCGCCAGGCATCGGCCTGGAACGGCTGCGGCACGCCCTTGCTCTGGCGCCCCATCGGCGTGCCGAGCTTCTTCTTCAGGGTGTCCAAGGCGGTGACCTGGACGCGTAGCAGATCGGCGATCGCTTCGTGGGAATCGGCATAGCGCTGGTTGGGGAATTTGCTCATCTGGGCGAGCATGCCGTCGTTGGTGTTCCAGCGCGACAGGATATCTTCGGCGAGCTGCTTCTGGCGTTCGCCGATGGCGATGAGCAACGGGCAGTACTTGGCTTTTTGCGTGCTGTCGGCCATGTCGATCTTGGCGTCGAACAGCAGGTATTCGTAGGCCGAAAGCCCTTGCACTACGACGCTGGACTTGGCCAGGCCGGCGGCGTCGATCTGCGGCTGGCTGTTGACCAGTTGCTCGACCTGACGGCCCACCAGGTTTTTCTTGTCTGGCCAGAACTGCACCTGCCAGGCGCGGTTGCCCTCGGCCAGCGGACCGATCAGCAACGGTTGCAACTCGGCCCAGGCTTTTTGTGCCTTGAGAAAATCGGCGCGCGCGGTTTCCAGGTTTTCCTTGCCCTGGCAGAACGCGAGGGCGCTGGTCGCCAACTGCCGATCGGCATCGACCCAACGGCTGTAGGTCGGCAGGATCACCTGCTTGGCAATGGCGGCCGACGTGACGGCTTGCGGGTCCTGGGGCGAGCAGGCCCCCAGGGCGATGGCGGCGAGGCTGGTGAACAACAGCTTGGGACGGAACATGTCGGGCTCCCGTTTCTGGAACGTACGTTTAAAGAGAATTAAGGAAGGCCAGCAACGCGGCGCGTTGCTCGGCATCGAAGGCTAAGACTTGTCGTTGCGCCGCCTGGGCTTCGCCGCCATGCCAGAGCACGGCTTCGAGCAGGTTGCGGGCGCGGCCGTCATGCAGGAACTGGGTGTGCCCATTGACGGTTTCAGTCAGGCCGATTCCCCACAGCGGCGGCGTCCGCCAGTCACGGCCGCTGGCCTTGAATTCGCTGCGGTTGTCGGCCAGGCCTTCGCCCATGTCGTGCAACAGCAGATCGGTGTAAGGGCGGATTACCTGGTTCGCCAGCTCCGGTTCGGCAGCCTCGGCGGACGTCGTGTACTTGGGCGTATGGCAGGACTGGCAGCCGGCCTGGAAAAACAGGTTCTTGCCGGCCAGCACCTGGGGCGCATTCACCTCGCGACGGGCCGGCACCGCGAGGTTGCGGCTGTAGAAAAGCACCAGCCGCAAGATGTTGTCGCTGACTTCCGGCTCGCCTTCGGGGCCATTGCCATTGGGCGCGCGTTTGCAATCGACCTGGGCCTCGGTGCAGTCGTCGAAGGGCCGCAGGCTGGTGGTCAGGCCCATGTCGCCGGAGAAGGCGTGGACGTTCTGTTGATTGAGGTCCGGCTGTCCGGCTTTCCAGCCGAAACGCCCCAGCACGGTTTTCTGCTGCACATCGTCCCAGACCCGGTTGGGGCGCCCGGCGATGCCGTTGTTCTCCCGCGCCTGGGTCTCGGCATTTGCCAGGATGGCTTCGTCGGGGATGGCTTCCAACAGGCCCAGGCCGATCATTGGCGGGGCGACGCGGGCCGAAAAACGCGCGTCCGGGTGCATCGGGCCATAACCCAGCTGGGTAATCTGCAGGGTTGGCTTGCGCAGTTCCACGACGGTGCCGTCCTTGAAACGCACGGGGACGGCTGTGTAGTCGACCCGCACCTTGCCTTCCGGGGCGACGCCAGGTACGGACATGTCCTGCAACTGGCCGCCATACGTTGGTTCTGGCACGACACCGAGTTGTTCGATGACCTTCGCATAGGGCGGCGCATCGGGAATCGACAGGCGCACCAGCATCGACACCGCGTTGGCGGCATCCGGAGCCGGTGGGTGGCCACGCCCGTCCTTGATGTGGCAATTCTGGCAGGCGTTGGTATTGAACAAGGGGCCGAGTCCGTCCCGTGCGGTAGTCGTTGAAGGGGCGATCACCCAGGGGCTGCGGAAGAAACTGTTGCCGACGCTGAAATCCACGCGCCGCGAAGGCGGCAGGTTGGCCGAAGGCAAGGAGAAGGCGTTCTGATCGGCCTTGCGCACCGTCGCGCTGCCGCCGGATTTGGCTTCGCCGGGTTCGGCCTGGGTAAAACGCGGGGCGTCGTCGCAGGCACTCAGGCCCAGGGCCAGGAACAGTGCGCATAAGCGAAGAGGCAACGACGGCATTGGAAATCCTGCGGGACGAGTGAAACGCGGGCGCAAAGTCTAACAGGGCAGGGCAGTTTGAATAAGAGGAATTATCGTTTGGTTTGAGAAGGGCGCGCTCGCCACAGGTCCATTTTTAAGGTTGCACCACGGCCCCCGGCACCAGCGGCAGCTCTAGCGTCGCGATGAACCCGCCCTCCGGATGGTTGGCCAATACCAGCGCGCCGCCATGACGTTCGGCGGCACGACGCGCGATCGCCAGGCCCAGGCCATGGCCGGCGGCGGTCTGGCCGGGGGCCCGGTAGAAGGGTTCGCCCAACTGGCCCAGATGCTCGGCCTCCACGCCTGGCCCATGGTCGCGCACGCTGATCAGGATCCGTTCGCCCTGTTGCACTGCACGCATCTCCACGGGCTGCCCGCTCGGACTGAACCGCTGGGCGTTGCGCAGCAAATTGTCCACAGCCCGCTCGATCATCGTAGGCCAGCCTTTAAGCGTCAGGTTCGGCTCCGCAGCCAGCTGGACAATCTGTTCAGGCGAGGCCAGCTGGGCGTCTTTTTGCAGCGTGACCAACAGGCCGTTGAGATCCACCTCTTCGGCGCTGGCGTTGTCGGCATCGACCCGGGCCAGGACCAGGATTTCACTGATCAGCGCTTCCAGGCGATCACATTCGCGGGTCAAGCGTGGCCACAGTTTCTCCCGCTCCGCAGGATTGGCCCGCTCGGCGAGCGCCAGGGCGATGCGTAACCGGGCGAGGGGCGAGCGCAGTTCATGGGAAACGTCGCGCAGCAATTGGCGCTGGCTGGCAATCAGGCTTTGCAGGCGCGCGCCCATGCGATTGAAGTCGGTGGCCAGTACACCGAACTCGTCCCGGCGGTTGGCCAGCTTGGCCAGGCTGTTCTGCTGGTACGTGGCCTGCCCCAGATCATGCACCGCACCGCGCAGGCGACTCAGCGGCCGGGTGATGGAGAGGGTCACCAACAGGCTGAACAAGGTCAACACCACCAGCGCGATCGCCAAGGCACTCAGCGGCCAGAGCAGGCTCTCGCGGTGCCAGGCATCCAGTTCGGGGTGGGGGATGCGGTAGATGAACAGATACGTGTCGCCGGTCTTGGCGCTGGTGAACTCGTCGGTCAGGCGCCGCCAGGGCAAGCGCCGGTCATCGTTGTTCTGGCGCGCCTCGAAGGCCGCGGCACGGTGGGGAAACGTGCCTCGGACAACCGGGTCGCCGCTCTCATTGAGCACTTGGACATCGACGTGATACTGGCGCTTGCGCTGTTTCAGAATGTCCTGGGCCGCTTCTTCGCCCTGGCTTTCGTAGGTCTGCGTCCATTCCTCGGCCAGGGTGTTGAGACCCGGATGGCGACTGAGAATCCACGCGTCCTGATTCAGCATGTGGCCCATGAGAATCGAAAGCCCTGCAACCAGAGCGATGGCCAGCCAGAAACTGGCCAGGACGCGCCAGAACAATGAACGCACGGATTCATCCTCACAAACCAGGAAAGCCCAACGGCGGTGTGCCGTTGGGCTGGGAGCGCTTCAAGGCATTATTGCGCTTTTTGCGGCTGTTGCGCTTTCCACGCCTTGAATTCAGCCCACTCGGCCCGACGCTCGGTCTGCTTTTTCTGGATCGCATCAAACTCTTTCTGCTGTTCAGGCTTCAACAGGCCACGGATCTGGGCATCGACCTTTTCGTGACGAGCCTGCATTTCGTCCTTCATGGCTTTCTGATCGGCCGGCGAGAGTTTGGCCAGGTATTTTTCGACCAGCTCGCGTCGTTCGTGACGCTGCTCCCCCATGATCTTGCGGATCTGCTGGCGTTGCTCGTGGGTCAGGTCCAGTTGGCTGTACGGACCTTTGTCGTGCATCTGGCCGCCGTGGCGCGGTCCGTCCATCGGGCCCATCGGGCCGGGGCCTTCCGGCATGGCCATGGCTACGGTCGGCAGGGCGGCGGCGAACATCAGAGCGATAAGGGTCTTGCGCATGGTGTTTCTCCTTGTCTCATTCCCGGTCAGTTCCGGATGTGTGCAGATTACGGAGATCAAGGTCAGCGGCGGTCAGGGGTGGGTAAAGCTTGGGTAAAGAAGGTTTGGCGAGGACCTGACAAACAGCCCGCACAATACCTGGTGAGGGAGCTTGCTGTGGCGAGGGGATTTATCCCCGTTGGGCCGCGCAGCGGCCCCCTGGTTTATCTGAAACACCGCGATGGCGGACACACTTGGGGGCGCTTCGCACCCAGCGGGGATAAATCCCCTCGCCACAAATGATCTGCATTGTGTTCAGAGGCTGTAGTAGTAACCACGGCTACGCAGCGCCACGATCCGCGGGCGGCCGTCGGGATGGGGGCCGATTTTCTTGCGCAGGTTGCTCACGTGCATGTCCAGGCTGCGATCATACAAAGTCAGCTTGCGGCCCAGTGCGATCTGCGCCAGTTCCTGTTTGTCCAGGGGTTCGCCAGGCTGCTTGAGCAGCGCTTCGAGCAGGCGACTTTCGGAAACGGTAAGGGTCTGTTCCTGCTCATCGATGCTGACCACGCCACGGACCGGGCTGAAGGTCAGGTCGCCAAGTTCGATCTGGCTGGACACGGCCGTCGGATGACTGCGGCGCAGCACGGCGCGCAGGCGGGCGGTCAGCTCGCGTGGGTCACAGGGTTTGGC
The Pseudomonas marvdashtae genome window above contains:
- a CDS encoding efflux RND transporter periplasmic adaptor subunit, yielding MLRRRMLIMLGVVLLVVLLLAGYKAFSIYQQIQMFSAPKPPVSVAVAKATEQPWQSRLPTVGSLKALQGVDLSLEIAGTVQKVQFESGQKVKAGQPILQLDSEVESALLETAQADLGLSQLDFGRGRQLVGSQAISKGEFDRLSAQLKKNQATVNQLKASLAKKHIVAPFSGTIGIRQVDVGDYLASGTVIATLQDLSSLYVDFYVPEQAVPRLAIALPVNVSVSAYPGQTFTATISAINPKVEDSTRNVLVRATLANPDGKLLPGMFANLQVILPNVAAGIVVPESAVTYTLYGNSMYVVTQKKTADGSVEKDDKDQPLLIAERRFVETGERRDGKVLVTKGLQSGEQVVIAGQIKLDNGTPIAIGDDKTLTEQNSPPRAD
- a CDS encoding DUF1513 domain-containing protein, whose protein sequence is MFRRQALALGSLLLGAVTLGGWTLFKQKDKSPLLLSARDDGDGKHYAVGYRLDGTRVFSTQVGQRCHDIINHPTQPIALFVARRPGTESYLIDLRDGALLQTITSLPNRHFYGHAVIHRSGEWLYATENDTRDPGRGLLGVYRFEGERLVHSGEISTHGIGPHQVSWMPDGETLVVANGGIRTEAESRVEMNLDAMEPSLVLMRRDGTLLSKETLPQQMNSVRHMGIASDGTIVTGQQFMGAAHESSQLLAIKRPGQPFQAFPVPEHQLQAMGHYTASVAVNSDLRLVALTAPRGNRFFIWDLDSGEIRLDAPLPDCAGVGALADGFVVTSGQGRCRYYDCTQTQLVAKPLDLPAGLWDNHLHLV
- a CDS encoding imelysin family protein; translation: MFRPKLLFTSLAAIALGACSPQDPQAVTSAAIAKQVILPTYSRWVDADRQLATSALAFCQGKENLETARADFLKAQKAWAELQPLLIGPLAEGNRAWQVQFWPDKKNLVGRQVEQLVNSQPQIDAAGLAKSSVVVQGLSAYEYLLFDAKIDMADSTQKAKYCPLLIAIGERQKQLAEDILSRWNTNDGMLAQMSKFPNQRYADSHEAIADLLRVQVTALDTLKKKLGTPMGRQSKGVPQPFQADAWRSQSSLQGLEASLSAARTVWVGVDNKGLRGLLPSDQKPLADKIDAAYDASLKLFASGQRSLAEMLSDDAGRQQLNDLYDSLNVVHRLHEGELAKALGIQLGFNANDGD
- a CDS encoding di-heme oxidoreductase family protein, with the protein product MPSLPLRLCALFLALGLSACDDAPRFTQAEPGEAKSGGSATVRKADQNAFSLPSANLPPSRRVDFSVGNSFFRSPWVIAPSTTTARDGLGPLFNTNACQNCHIKDGRGHPPAPDAANAVSMLVRLSIPDAPPYAKVIEQLGVVPEPTYGGQLQDMSVPGVAPEGKVRVDYTAVPVRFKDGTVVELRKPTLQITQLGYGPMHPDARFSARVAPPMIGLGLLEAIPDEAILANAETQARENNGIAGRPNRVWDDVQQKTVLGRFGWKAGQPDLNQQNVHAFSGDMGLTTSLRPFDDCTEAQVDCKRAPNGNGPEGEPEVSDNILRLVLFYSRNLAVPARREVNAPQVLAGKNLFFQAGCQSCHTPKYTTSAEAAEPELANQVIRPYTDLLLHDMGEGLADNRSEFKASGRDWRTPPLWGIGLTETVNGHTQFLHDGRARNLLEAVLWHGGEAQAAQRQVLAFDAEQRAALLAFLNSL
- a CDS encoding sensor histidine kinase: MRSLFWRVLASFWLAIALVAGLSILMGHMLNQDAWILSRHPGLNTLAEEWTQTYESQGEEAAQDILKQRKRQYHVDVQVLNESGDPVVRGTFPHRAAAFEARQNNDDRRLPWRRLTDEFTSAKTGDTYLFIYRIPHPELDAWHRESLLWPLSALAIALVVLTLFSLLVTLSITRPLSRLRGAVHDLGQATYQQNSLAKLANRRDEFGVLATDFNRMGARLQSLIASQRQLLRDVSHELRSPLARLRIALALAERANPAEREKLWPRLTRECDRLEALISEILVLARVDADNASAEEVDLNGLLVTLQKDAQLASPEQIVQLAAEPNLTLKGWPTMIERAVDNLLRNAQRFSPSGQPVEMRAVQQGERILISVRDHGPGVEAEHLGQLGEPFYRAPGQTAAGHGLGLAIARRAAERHGGALVLANHPEGGFIATLELPLVPGAVVQP
- a CDS encoding Spy/CpxP family protein refolding chaperone, translating into MRKTLIALMFAAALPTVAMAMPEGPGPMGPMDGPRHGGQMHDKGPYSQLDLTHEQRQQIRKIMGEQRHERRELVEKYLAKLSPADQKAMKDEMQARHEKVDAQIRGLLKPEQQKEFDAIQKKQTERRAEWAEFKAWKAQQPQKAQ
- a CDS encoding response regulator transcription factor, whose protein sequence is MSELLLIDDDQELCELLVSWLSQEGFQVRACHNGQSARKALVETAPAAVILDVMLPDGSGLELLKQLRNDHPELPVLMLSARGEPLDRILGLELGADDYLAKPCDPRELTARLRAVLRRSHPTAVSSQIELGDLTFSPVRGVVSIDEQEQTLTVSESRLLEALLKQPGEPLDKQELAQIALGRKLTLYDRSLDMHVSNLRKKIGPHPDGRPRIVALRSRGYYYSL